ACAACATGATGACTCTCCTATGTTGGCACGTGTGTTGCACACGCCAAACATTCCCTTCTGTCTGTGTAGTTTcgtctttgcttttgttttagttttaaatttaatcctcgaGCCTTAGTTggtataaatcaataaaattgaatcTTATTTTATGAACCCAAGCATCAACCATGCACTAAAAATTTtcctcaaataataaaattaaaaaaaattaaataataataaaaaaagaattgaattccAGCTCAATTCAATCACTggtgctataaaaaaaaatgctaaaaatttgTCTAATCttcaaatttgatcaaattttattttataaaaaattatcttagaaaaaaaaaattgtggaaaACTATTCCAGTTTTCTATTCACTACTAAAATACATTTCCCacccctttaatttttctttttgaattttggatttaattttaatttaatcttaataCGAGTCAAGTTGGGTGAGAAGACCTGATCGGAGTCATATATGCGATagcagtggcggagccacaatAAGtcaaaagggggcaattgcccccttatttttttttttaaaaaatattaatatattagtgAGAGTGAAGTATTGCTACAACCTACAGGTAAGGAaagtttttaacttttattattgttgactGACttgacttttatatatatatatatagttacagCTCCCcaacttttcccttttttccctttgtttctcctgtttaacaaaacaaaagggtttttttttcagctGCCGTTCTTGCCTCTTGTCTCTTGAATGCAAATTTCTCatcgattaattttttttcttttgctttatattttaggtaatttttttttatcttttctatttattttattgtctaattttagtttaattcttttataattggttattaaaaatattaggatttatgataatttaggggttttgttataaatatattcaaaataaatatctaaatctgctaatttaatcaattaaatgtttcttttcttattataaagaaataaattaatattcatgcaaaatCACTATTCTTGATAACTCTTGCAATGACAGaatagtttattgaaatttaatattttcacatgatttgtttgtaagtaaaatatcaagtagaaaGCATGTTTTTCAAGCATTGTTCCTCTTACACATACACTAGGCattgtttcttaattaaatgtctagaaatgattaagtataatttaataaacatacttattattatatgcatatagatatgaattgaaataggttttgattttgatgaattgatatgtattttacttttaattttatatgaaaaatttagaattattgtgtAACTCAACTGATTTTTGTTTGACAGTGAATTATTGTGtagttgtgttaattattatgtagacactaatgataaaaaaattcaacaagttcatattaaattaacatgttaCTAGACAAATATTTCAAGCGTAAATCTATTGAGGATGAAGAGTCAATCAAAGCTTCAAGTCATGTAACTCAATTAAGTTCAAAGAAAAGTCATATTGAAATCAACCCTGACACTTTCCTTGTTGACCCTGGCTCAAAAAGACCAATTTATGAATACCATATAAATTATAGGGATGCAATCCGAAGAGCTTATCTACAAAAAGGTCCTTGTCAATCTTCACATTATGATTTTCCATATAtgtttgaattgatttctaatacatgtttatataatataatatttgttaataatttattctctcatttaaaattttttggctTTGCCACTTTGTGATCGGACACCTTGGATTGATGTTGGTTTTGATCGACCTGACCGCGTCCCTTTGCTCAGCATGCCTTGGATTCCGTTTCGAGTGTTTTGGGTCGACGAAGCTCCTTTGCATTgtattaagagtgtgtttgatattgcggtagctgttgtggttgtggtttgaaaaaagttgttttataaaaagtacttttagttaaggttggtttgaaaaaataggtgtttggttaaaactgtggttgaaattaaagttgaagaaaaagtagtttaatgtgtttggttaaatttttttttgaaattaaggttataaaataattttaaaaaatatatattaatattgatgattttaaatttaaatattgtagaattaattactcctattacatcatgaaataaataatattttatataaaatattatttattattccattaaactatttataattccattacgtacaaaattcatccgataaggaTTATAggttccatggttttttttgagcgtgcaacaaaatcaggtaaaatatcttcagaaacaaaattagaattgtgatcaaattccacaaatactacgtcatcatgcgatattcttttaatttatgtagtgttattaaataatattaaatattatttttttgagtaaaacataattttaaaaaaattaaaatttttttaccgGGTCGAACGCTGTCTAAAGAATTATgctcatgtgaacagtgaaaaaaaattcttctcgCATTACaggtgaattataattcacctGGGCACTATTTACTTCTTGAGTGAACAGTGTCAaggtgaattttaattcacctGTCATCACCTGCAATAGATACTGTTACGAATAGTGCACAGATAAATAAAGAGAAGCAGCTCCCAGCTGCTTTTGCAAAACCATGGTTTGATGGAAAAAATTATGGGACccaccaaataaaaaacagtttttCTTATCTTACCAAACGCTTGGTTTACACGGTTAACTTTAAAAGCAGAAGCTACCGCGTAAACAAACAACCACTAATtgtgactaataaaaaaaacaaaatattggaATAAGAAAACATTCAGTtacgtcattttttttaattttgggaaAATATTCAGTTATATTACTTTcttcattcaataaaaatttacgtttttaattaacatatttttgtaatgacaattttttttatattattggatGACTTTACTTTGAGATTAAATCTTTTTCTTAAGACATTTTATAAACTTACTAgttatttaatttgtgtttctTGTGAGCTGGATaagtatttttagaaaaaataaatattcaaactttttaaatgcatatttttataacaaaaattctaattataaatcaaaaaatctatccaagtatttttaattaattaaataaagaataatctatctcaataaatacaaaaaaaaaaaatattcatgtgtTTATTCAACTCGCTTAGCtacatgttaaataattttttttcaactcaaaaaaatcaatatatggatattattaacatgttttttaacaatgagtaaaaaatataattttaaatctaaaaatcaatatttatatataataaaagataaaaaataattcccctgttttatttctctattattattatatctatCTCTTCTCAATAGCACCATAAAATCTCTTGTTTTTCAcgttattaatatattaagaaaataaattattttaaatatcaatccTAAGATTTAAGTTCAATAAAAATGGAAATATAATAagaatataattgaatttattttatgcttttttttattaaataatacaaCATAGCTAATTAATCTGTATTTTATAAGTTGGTTCGTTTccataaaaagaagaaggattAGTACAGtacattttgaattttcttcattaaatttatttaggaAATGAGAAACAAAAGGGATTCATtgtaaattaaaggaaaaaacatggGCATTCCTGGAAAGCAGGAAATTCAAGGAGCCGGCATCGTGGGTGGCCAAAAGCCATTTCTACCTGTGTTTTTGACTTTTCTTTAGAAacaaagattaatttaattattaacaaCACTTCTCTTCCTAAAACTTCCTCGAaagggaaaagagaagaagaagaagaaaaataatacagaCTTGGGGCTTGTCAGATTCCTGGAATCCATGGCTTCTCGCAGACGCATGCTCTTGAAGGTTATAATTCTCGGTGACAGCGGGTACACTCTATCACTTACCTCTCTCATTCTCAATTTTATGCTTTCAATTTGGCTAATGTGattgttgttttgataaattatgcAGGGTAGGCAAGACATCGCTGATGAATCAGTAATTACTCTCCTGAACCTAcatagatctttttttttaaaaaaaaaatttactttcttttttaaatagttttgttttttggtatgGATTTTTAGGTATGTGAATCGAAAGTTCAGTAATCAATACAAGGCAACAATAGGAGCTGACTTTTTAACCAAAGAAGTTCAGTTTGAGGATAGAATGTTCACATTACAGGTCCCAAACacgatttcttttttatttatttaatttgatatctgtatatatcataattttttgttctttatttatttattttctgttaGATCATTAGTTTTAATGAATCAAATTTATAGTAGATCCAAAATTGTGTTATTAAGTTGAAGTTAATTGTGGTTAACTCGTAGCCACTGTTAattgtttccagctaatttgttaaggatatataattttaaaatactagaGATAGAAAAAACGAACAGAAGGAGTTAGCTACTAGGAATGGAAGCATAAGATTTGAAGGGCATTGCCCCTAGGTGGATGTGCTTTGCATGCAAGTATTTCGGTTTCATGGGTAATTGCAATTTCAATTACTTATAGTGGGTCAAAGCCTGTATTCagaaaggaggaggagaagactCCAAGAAGAGGATGTTTAATGTATTAGGAGACTGAGAATAATTTATTAGGTTGCATCCTGTATTTAGATGCTTGATGGACGATGTATAAATAAGCTATCCTATAGTATGTTGGCTATAATTGTGCTTTTGGATATCCCAGACCAGATGTTCTGTTGATGTGTGCTTAAATGAATTCATGATTccaagttctggtccaaactcTTAGTTGTGTGGCTGTCCTACTGATGGTAGGAGGTAggaaacaaatataagaaagttAATTTGAAAGGGAATTTTACAAAAAACCATAAGGTTCTTTTGACCTCGGATGATAATTAATATTGCCTTATCTTAATTCtggaaaatgaacaaaaattagCTTTAAGACGCGGGATCATGATATGTAACTTCAAGCCCTCCCATAAGTCAGTCATGGCATGACTTTATGTAGTTTTTAAACCACAAATACAGAAGTGTGAAGGCTTATCAGTTgactttatatattattttccatACTTGAGCGGAAATGCCTGGTTGTGTAAACTTTGTTCTCTGCCTTGATATCTATATGTGCAGATATGGGATACTGCAGGGCAAGAGAGGTTTCAAAGTCTTGGAGTGGCTTTCTATCGTGGCGCAGACTGCTGTGTTCTTGTGTATGATGTGAATGTCATGAAGTCATTTGACAATCTTAACAATTGGAGAGAGGAGTTTCTGATTCAGGTAACCATTTGCTAATGGGCTAGACAGATCTTTTGATAGTTTGTAGACAATTACTGGAGATTATATCTTGTGTACTAATTTGCAGGCAAGTCCATCTGACCCTGAAAACTTCCCATTTGTTGTGTTGGGGAACAAGATAGATGTTGATGGAGGCAATAGTCGAGTGGTAGGATGATTTTTCCCTTTTAATGACGTGCATTTTCCTTAcatttgaaaacatttcataaaaTGTGCACTTTCGGAAATGTTGAGGGGGGAATGTACCACTCTCATGTTGATCTCTTGAGTAAAAGATTCCCCATTGACGTCATTTTATCAACTTTAGGTTTCTGAGAAGAAAGCAAAGGCATGGTGTGCTGCTAAGGGAAACATACCCTACTTTGAGACTTCTGCAAAAGAAGGTTTCAATGTGGATGCTGCATTTCAGTGTATAGCCAAAAATGCGCTTAAGAATGAACCTGAAGAAGAAATGTAAGCGTAAAAAATCCCTCTGCATTCTTGTCACGTTGGGAAAATCCAAGGAATtagatttcaaattttatcaacTTAACCAAGCATTAATGTCATGAAATGCAAACTGATTGTTTTGTTCTTGCTTGTTGGTGATGACAGATACCTTCCTGACACCATCGATGTTGGGGGTGGAGGGCGACAACAAACATCCACCGGTTGCGAATGTTGAAAGAACTTGCTGCCCAGCTGTGTTTTTCAATTAGCAATACGAGTTTCATCACTGTGTtttcatttggtttttaaaaatcttcGTCTTTGTATCGTATAAGTGGCTCCAAAAGCAAAACTGGATTTCATCTTGTTGTGCCCCCCTTGAAAAGTTTGTATCTGTATTCTGTCATGTAATCATGATTCATTTCGATCTCTATATATTACTTGTAATGGCTGTCGAGTTTGTTTGAAATGTATCGCCGTCAACAGATATTGATCAACCTTTTCCTTCCAATACAAAATTGAAGACCACAATTTCTTGAATCTAATTATAATTTGCTCACTTGTAATCATAGGtggttagatttttttgtttttgaaagaaaacgaAGAAATTAgtaatggttttatttttttgtattttaagggGGTGCTTTATTTTATGAAGTAAAGTTAACTTTTCACCCTTTTTGCTCATGTTTAGGATGATTTTTAAGGAGAAATTTTTAGAGGAGGTTAACATTCAACTCCATGATAAGTGTtaggatttgtttgtttttatattttaaaattgtttttttttttaattattattttttaatttttaattttaaatcaatatatgtcttttaatattttaaattattttgatatatttatattaaaaataattttttaaaaataaaaaaatattattttaatatatttctaaataaaaaatattttaaaaaacaataatgatttgtatatacttttttaaatttaaacttattttagtctctttgttttttaatttttattttaaactataaatatatattatatagttttttttaatcatatataaaattaatttaatttatattatggtctactatttttttttcaatttttatcaaatattcttaaaatttatctctttaatattttttacattcttaatctcatcttattttttcttaatatttatatttggcTGGAAAAGTCGATAAAGCTAGCaaggcaaaaagaaaaaataataataataaaagggcCAACATTTTAAGAGATTGCGGTTGGGTGGTAGTCCAGGATTGATTCTATTTCATGGAGGCAACAAAAGAAGGCACTGGATTACCTGACCAGATCGTGCCTCCTCGCCTGGAAGACGCGGGCCTCGAGGACTGTGCCCTTCCGCCTGACTTAATCAAAGAAGCCTTCCTCAAGGCAGCCTCTGCTGTCAAGTCACGTGCGACCTCCATCTTTACAGACGAAGATGAATCCGCTGAATGCGTCCAAGAACCTTGGCCGGAGGAGGCTAAGTTCGCTTCTGACAAGCTGGTCGGTGTGC
This region of Populus alba chromosome 3, ASM523922v2, whole genome shotgun sequence genomic DNA includes:
- the LOC118038091 gene encoding ras-related protein Rab7, with translation MASRRRMLLKVIILGDSGVGKTSLMNQYVNRKFSNQYKATIGADFLTKEVQFEDRMFTLQIWDTAGQERFQSLGVAFYRGADCCVLVYDVNVMKSFDNLNNWREEFLIQASPSDPENFPFVVLGNKIDVDGGNSRVVSEKKAKAWCAAKGNIPYFETSAKEGFNVDAAFQCIAKNALKNEPEEEIYLPDTIDVGGGGRQQTSTGCEC